The DNA region GATAAAAATAGATAAACCCACAAGCCAATACAAAACTATCAAAAACTATAACCATAGCAAAATATTCTAACGGGGCTTCATTCAGTATAAGTGCTACTTTTACAATACTAGTTATTAAAAGAGATATGATATTCACATAAACTACATATTTACTCATAACTTTTGATTGGAAGTAAAAATCTACAACATTAAAACTTTGAAATATCGTAGCAGATGCTATGATAAATACCAATGTATTTGTATAGCTATCATTTGATGTAAAGTTAACTGCAATAGTCAAAATACCCAGGACTCCAAAAGCCCCAATAAGTTTTAGCCAAAAAGCAGTTCCAATAAGCTCATTCTTTCTATTTTCATCTTTGACAAGTTCTCGCACGATAATTCCATCAAGTCCAAGAGTTGCAATAACTGTAAAAAGTCCTACAAAACCTTGAGCATAAGAAAAAAGTCCAAACTGCTCAGGACCCAGATAACGAGCCACCCAAATACCTACAAAAAGACCAACTACCATACGGAGTATTTTTTCTCCAAAAAGCCACGAGGTGTTTTTGAAGTACCTCATAAAGCCTTGATGGCTTTTTAATGCTTTTAGTCTTCGCATTAAAAAGTTAATCATTATTAAACAAATCTCTTGTATAAACCTTAGCTTTAACATCTTGTAATTCATCGACCATTCTATTGGCAACAATCACATCACTTATTTGCTTAAAACCCTCTAAATTATCAATTATTTTTGAGTGGAAGAATTCATTCTCACCCTGTTCTGTGAGTGCTGGCTCGTAAATAACCACTTCAACACCTTTGGCTTTAATGCGTTTCATGATACCTTGAATGCTTGATGCTCTAAAGTTATCAGAACCTGTCTTCATAATTAGTCTATGAACGCCAACAACCTTAGGTTGTTTGGCAATGATAGAGTCTGCGATAAAGTCTTTACGCATCGCATTCGCATCAACAATGGCACTAATGAGTGCATTAGGTACATCTGCATAATTGGCTTTGAGCTGTTTAGTGTCTTTTGGTAAGCAGTATCCACCATAGCCGAATGAAGGGTTGTTGTAGTGTGATCCAATTCTTGGATCAAGACCTACGCCTTCGATGATTTGTTTTGAGTTTAGATTGTGTGTTTCTGCGTATGAGTCTAACTCGTTAAAGTATGCCACTCGCATAGCTAAATAAGTATTACTAAAAAGCTTAACCGCCTCTGCCTCAGTAGAATCAGTAAATAAGACGTCTATATCTTCTTTAATAGCACCTTCTTGGAGAAGGTCTGCAAATACACGAGCTCTATCTGATTGTTCACCAACAATGATGCGTGATGGGTGCAGGTTGTCATGTAGTGCTAGACCCTCTCTTAAAAACTCTGGTGAGAAGATAATGTTATCGCAATTAAATTTCTCTTTAATACTTTGAGTGTATCCAACCGGTACGGTTGACTTGATGATCATCACTGCATTAGGATTAATATTAATAACATCTTGGATAACTGACTCAATAGAGGTGGTATTAAAATAGTTATTTTGAGTATCGTAATCAGTCGGTGTGGCGATGATGACAAAGTCAGCATTTTTGTAGGCTAATTCTTTATCTAGAGTGGCAGTAAAGTTAAGATTTTTATTAACTAGGAAATCTTCAATTTCTTTATCCACAATGGGAGAGATTTTGTTGTTAAGTTGTTCTATCTTCTCAGAGATAATATCAAGCGCAATGACTTCATGATGTTGAGATAAAAGCATGGCATTAGAAAGACCGACGTAGCCTGTGCCGGCTATCGCTATTTTCATAATTTATCCTGATTAAAATACCATTTATAGGTTTTTTTAAGGCCTTCTTCTAAATCAATACTGTATTTCCAGCCCATGTTTGATAAACGCGATACGTCAATTAGTTTGCGTGGCGAGCCATCAGGTTTGGTTGTATCAAAAGTTAAGTTACCTTTAAATCCAACAACTTCTTTCATAGTTTCTGCCATTTCTCTAATGGTTACATCTTTTCCAGTACCGACATTGATATGCGATAGCATTGGCTTTGTGTTAGCTTGGTAAGTTTGCTCATCTAATTCCAATACAAATAGGGAGGCTTCTGCCATATCATCTACATACAAAAACTCACGCATAGCTTTACCTGTACCCCACACTACTACTTCAGCATCGTTATTAACTTTTGCCTCATGAAAACGACGCATGAGTGCAGGAATAACATGTGAATTTTCCGGATGAAAGTTATCATTAATACCATAAAGGTTGGTTGGCATAACTGAACGGAAATCTGTACCGTGTTGACGGTTGTACGATTCACAGAGTTTAATGCCCGCTATTTTAGCTAGTGCATAAGGCTCATTGGTTGGTTCTAATACATCTGTAAGTAGTGCATCTTCGCACATGGGCTGCTCGACTGCTTTAGGATAAATACAAGTACTGCCTAAAAATAGTAGACGTTTAACCTTACTCTCATAAGCCGAGTTAATAATATTAGCCTCTATCATCATGTTTTGATAAATAAAATCCGCAGGATAAGTATTATTCGCATGAATGCCACCTACTTTTGCTGCGGCTAAAATAACGTAGTCTGGTTTTTCTTGTTTGAAGAAATATTGCACTTGCGCTTGATTACAAAGATCTAACTCTTTATGCGTGCGCATAAGTAGATTGGTGAAGCCTCTTGACTCTAATTGTCTAACAATGGCCGAGCCGACTAAGCCACGATGCCCTGCAATATAAATTTTATCTTTAAGATCCATGTCTAAATCAATTACTCGTTAAAGTCTGGCGCTTTAAAGCCGTGCTCTTTCACTAAAGAATCACGCTTGGCAATATTAATGTCATTTTCCATCATTTCATGCACCATCTCTTCTAAAGTGATTTTTGGCTCCCAGCCTAGTTTCTCTTTAGCTTTAGATGGATCGCCCAATAATGTTTCCACTTCTGTTGGTCGGAAATAGCGTTTTTCAACGGCTACGATTAAATTACCTGTTTCAGTATCGTAACCTTTCTCATCCATACCTTCACCTTCCCATCGGATTGTTTTGCCTAGGTGACCCCATGCGAAGTTGACGAAATCACGTACTGAATACTGTACGCCTGTGGCAATACAAAAATCATCTGGCTCATCTTGTTGTAGCATTAACCATTGCATTTCTACGTAGTCTTTGGCATGACCCCAATCGCGCTTAGCATCCATATTACCTAGGTACACAGTTTCTTGCAGGCCTAGTGAGATACGTGCTAATGCTCTGGTGATTTTGCGGGTTACGAAGGTTTCTCCACGTACTGGAGATTCGTGATTAAACAAGATGCCGTTACAAGCATACATGCCATAAGCTTCACGATAATTAATGGTTATCCAATAAGCATATAGCTTGGCTGCTGCGTAGGGAGAGCGTGGGTAAAAAGGGGTAGTCTCTTTTTGTGGGGTTTCTTGCACTTCGCCATATAGCTCTGAGGTAGAGGCTTGATAGTAGCGGGTTTTTTTCTCAAGACCTGAAATGCGAATGGCTTCTAGTACGCGTAGCGCACCTAGACCAACTGTGTCTGCTGTGTATTCAGGAGTTTCGAATGAGACTGCAACATGGGATTGTGCACCAAGGTTGTATATTTCATCAGGTTGGATTTGTTGAATGATACGTACTAAACTCATTGAATCAGACAGATCTCCATAGTGGAGTATAAGCTTACAGTTAGCTTCATGAGGGTCTTGGTATAAATGATCAATACGATCTGTGTTGAATGATGAAGAGCGGCGCTTAATGCCGTGCACTTCGTAACCCTTATCTAGTAGAAATTCTGCTAGGTAGGCGCCGTCTTGGCCTGTGATGCCGGTGATTAATGCTACTTTATTACTCATAATTAATTTCCAAAAATATTCTATAAATTTTATATGTTAGTTGATTTTAATCTATTGTTTAATTTTTAATACGCCCATACATATCTTCAAATCTAATTATATCATCTTCACCTAAATAAGCGCCACTTTGAACTTCAATAATTTCTAGTGGCTCATTGGTTGCATTCTCCAGGCCATGGGTAACGCCTAGTGGGATATAGGTAGATTCGCCTTTGTTAAGATTGAATGTTTGCTCGCCATTAATGACTGTGGCTGTGCCACTCACCACCACCCAATGCTCTGCACGCTTATGGTGCATTTGTAATGAGAGCTTAGCACCAGGTTTAACGTGTAATCTTTTTACTTGGAAGTGTTCACCCGATTCAATAGAGTCATACCAGCCCCAAGGGCGATAAACTTTACGGTGTGCACTGCTCTCACACCGGCCACTGGCTTGTAAGGATTCAACAATACTCTTTACTTCTTGAGCTTTGTCTTGGGTGGCAATAAAGGTGGCATCAGGCGTGTCTATAATAATTAGATTGTCTACACCTATGGCTGCGACCATATGATGATCAGCATTAATGTAAGTATTAGTAGTACCTTGAGTGATGACATCACCTTTGATAACATTACCTTGACTATCTTTTGTACCGATATCATATAGTGCTGGCCAAGCGCCAATATCGTTCCATTGTGCATCCAGTGGCACAACTACAACATTGTTGGATTTTTCCATAAGAGCGTAGTCAATAGAATCAGATGGAGATGACTCAAAGGCTTGTTTTTCTAGACGAATAAAGTCTAGGTCTTGTACGGCATTATTAACAGCGTTATTAACTGATGTAACAATATCAGGTGAGTGCGTTGTAAGCTCGTTAATAAAGGTATGTGCCTGAAACATGAACATGCCAGAGTTCCATAGATAACTACCCTGCTCTAAGTAAACTTCTGCAGTTTTTAAATCTGGCTTTTCAACAAATTCTTCAACTTTGTATGCGCCATTATTATTCTCTTCTGATGATTTAATATAGCCATAGCCAGTATTTGCATCCGTTGGCACAATTCCAAAAGTGGCTAACTTGCCACTTTGTGCTTGTTGGCTTGCTATATCAATTGCTTTATGAAAAGCATCAACATCTTGAATGACATGATCGGCCGATAAAATTAGTAGTGTCGAATCCTCTGAGTCTCTTAATGATTGTAGTGCTGCAGCAGCTATTGCAGGTGCTGTATTTCTGCCAACAGGCTCCAATAATATTGTTGGATTTTTAATACCAATTTGTTGACACTGCTCAGCCACTAAGAAACGATGATCGGAATTACAAACAATAATCGGATCTGCAAGGTTATCTAAACCATTTAAGCGCAGAATAGTTTCTTGAAGCATGGTGTTATCACCCGCTAAAGGCAAATATTGCTTAGGGTATTGCTTGCGTGATAATGGCCAAAGGCGTGTACCTGAGCCACCTGAAAGAATAACGGGAATTACTTGCATTTAAGATCCATAATTAATAATTTAGTAAATAACATTTTTAATAATTAGCTATATTTGTCAAGATTTATTAAAGATGATAATGGCTATTATCAAATATAAAGGCATTGAAATTTTGCTGACTAATCATTAAATCCCAATATCCAGCTAAGCTTTTCTTCAATTTCTTGCATTTTATTTTGGCTGAGCCTAGTTAATAATTCTGATGTAATTTTACGAGTGTCAATTGCTCGAATATAATCACAAATAATATCTGAATCCTGATTAAGCTGGCCATTTTTTAGCACCCGAACACGAAGAAAGGTGTTATCTTTTAAAAGTGTTGTTAATGGTAGAATGTTAACCGTTGTATGATTAATGCTATTCAACGAATCAGACTGAATGATTAAAACTGGACGAATTTTACCAATTTCAGTACCCTTGGAAGGGTTAAGATTGGCTAGATAAACGCCACCTCTAACAAGATCCATCAATCTTTCCAAGAATCCAAAAGATGCCCATCATCTAAAGAATCAAAAACTTCAAGTAGCGCTTTATCCATCCCTCTAGTTTCAAGTGAAGACGCTTGCATTTTCTTAACCATTTTTTTATCTTTTAATTGCTTTTGATACATCTGAATTGCCTTGCGTATTAGTGCACTTTTTGAAAGATTCTGATCGGATGCCATTTTACCAATTTGATCAAAAAAATCATCTTGAGTTTTTAAAGTAATCGTCTTCATAATATTTTTTGTAATTAAAAAAGTAATCCTATTGTAATACTTCTTAGGTCATTTAGGTTGATTTTTTCCACTTTAAGCTTTCATTTTTAACTGTCCGATATTATCGTACACTTCACTACCCTCTTGTTTTAGCTTGAATTTTAGATCAGACCAGCATCTTCTAGGATTAATCGTACAACGGCTACCGCACTGCAAACCCTTAAATGTTGGTTATCAGTAACAATAAATATAAAAGGGTTATTTTAGACTAATATTCATGCAAAAAAAAAAAGCGTTTTTAAATAGTTTAATTTGGCTTATATTAATATTTAAGGGTAAATAGTCGTAAACATTAAGCAGCCGAAGTCGCACGTAGGCGACTATTTCGGCTGCTTAATGTTTTTAACATCTACCACTAAAATAAATTGTCGGCTTTTTGACAGACGAAAAAAAAGGACCTCCTTCGGAAGTCCTTATAGAATATGGTGGGGCGTGAGCGATTTGAACGCTCGACCAGCGGATTAAAAGTCCGATGCTCTACCAACTGAGCTAACGCCCCATATTAGTTTTTCAACACTCAGTGCGAAAAGTGAAATTATACATTATCTCTATTTAAAAACAATCAAAAATCAGCCTTTATTTACTATTTCTTTCAAGGATTTCCCTGGCTTAAAAAATGGTACGTATTTTTCATCTACCTGTGTTCTTTCACTGGTTTTTGGATTGATACCTTGACGTGCTTTTCGATGTTTTTTTAAAAATCCACCAAATCCTCTAATCTCAACACCCTCGCCCGATACAATAGATTGAGTAATGCTCTCTATGATCAAATCAACTGCTAATTTAACATCAGACTTAGGTAAGCTGGTATTTTCTGTTAAGTTTTGAACTAGGTCGGTTTTCTTCATAATTTCACCATAAAAAAAGGCCGCTTTGTATTCCTACTCAGCGGCCTTTTTAATCATCGAGATTTACTTATCTTTTGCTTGCTTAAGTAAGTCACCTAATGTTGAGCCTGCTACTTCATCAGAAGACTGCTTATTGTAGTCTGCCATAGCTGCTTGCTCTTCAACTGAGTTCTTAGCTTTAACACTAACAGAAACATTGCGAGATCTTCTATCAACATTCATAATTACAACTTCAATTTCTTGACCTGTTTTTAGGACTGTTGTAGCATCTTCAACGCGCTCTTGTGAAATTTCACCCGCTTTTAAGTAACCAGTAATATCTTCAGCTAAGCTGATAACTGCACCACGTGGATCAACTTCCATGATAGTACCTTTAACGATAGTACCTTTCTTGTTAGCAGATGCATATTGCATAAAGTCATCTTCAGCTAATTGCTTAATACCTAATGAAATACGTTCTTTCTCAGCATCGATATTTAGAATAACAACTTCTAATTCTTGACCTTTAGAGTAGCTTGATACTAATTCTTCAGCAGATTGCTTATCCCAAGAGATATCAGCTAAGTGAATTAGGCCGTCAATACCGCCTTGTAAACCAACAAATAAACCGAAGTCAGTGATTGACTTAACATTAACGATAATCTTGTCGCCTTTGTTTTGAGTTGCTTCAAATGCTTCCCAAGGGTTTTCTAATGCTTGCTTCATTGATAATGAAATACGGTGCTTAGATTCTTGTACATCTAAGATAACGACATCAACTTCTTGACCTAGTTTAACAATCTTAGAAGGACGAGCGTTTGCGTTTGTCCAATCCATTTCTGAAACGTGAACCAAACCTTCAACGCCGTCTTCAATACGTACAAATGCTCCGTAGTCAGTAAGATTAGAAACAGTACCTGTAACTTTCTTACCAATTGGTAAGCGATCTGAAATACTATCCCAAGGACTAGCAGAAAGCTGCTTAAGGCCTAATGATACGCGCATCTTCTCTTTATCGTAGTTAAGAACCTTAACCTTGATCTTGTCGCCAATTGTTAGCTTCTCAGATGGGTGGTTAACACGCGTCCAAGAGATATCTGTAATATGTAGTAAACCATCAACGCCACCAAGATCAACAAATGCACCGTAGTCAGCCAAGTTTTTGACGATACCGTCAATTTCTTTGCCTTCTTCAAGTGTTTCAAGTAATGCTTCGCGATCTGCTGAGTTAGCTTCCTGCATAACTGCTTTTCTAGAAATAACGATGTTGTTTCTAACTTCGTCCATTTTGATAACGATTGCTTCAATTTCTTGACCTGTCAGGTAAGAGAAATCTTTAACTGGGCGAACATCAACTAATGAGCCAGGTAAGAATGCCTTAACAAGGCCAATATCAACAGTCAAACCACCTTTAACAGCGCCAGTTACAATACCAGTAACTGTTTCTTTAGAATTCATTGCTGTTTCTAAAGACTTCCAAAGCTTGATACGTTTAGCATCAGCGTATGACAACAGTGTATTACCCAGGCCATCGTCGATTGATTTAAGAGCGACTTCTACAATATCGCCTTCTGCAACCTCAATTTCACCTTTTGGATTTTTAAATTCGTCTAGAGAGATAAATCCCTCTGATTTTAGTCCAACGTTTACAATCGCTTTTTCGCGATTAAGACTAATTACAGTACCCATTAATAAGGCACCTACTTTTACGTTTTGTTGTTCTACGCTATTTTCAAACAGCTCAGCAAATGATTCTGACATATTTTCTTCTTTTGATATTGACCGGTAATTCTTTAGGCTATTTACGGTTTACGCCTAATGCATATCGGGTTAGTTTATTTATAAAGCTTAACCGCTTAAGCTTTAACCAATTCGCTCACTTGAGCGATTACCTCTCTCAATGATAACTCAGTGGTATCAATGATGAGAGCATCTTTTGCAGGTTTTAAAGGAGCATGCTTGCGCGAACTATCTCGCGCATCTCGCGCCTCAACCTCTGCTAAGATTTGCGACATTATACCCTTATGACCTTGTGCTTGCAATTGTTTTAAGCGCCTATTAGCACGCTCTTCACTATCTGCAGTTAGGTAAACTTTAAAGGCGGCTTCTTTAAAAACTACCGTGCCCATATCGCGACCATCAGCCACCAAGCCAGGTAGTGTAGCAAAGTCTTGTTGACGCTTTAGTAAGGCACTACGCACAACACCAATTGAAGCAATTTTTGATGCCATTTCGCCCGTTGCTTCTAATCGCAATTCTTTAGAAACATCTTGTCCATCAAGATAAACACTCACTAATTCACTATTTGCTTGAGTTTTAAACGCTAAATCTAGATGGGTGGCTATTTTTACCAAGGCTGGTTCATCACTAATATCAACACTTCTACTTTCTACAGCCAAAGCAAAGGCGCGATATATAGCACCTGAGTCAAGTAGATTCCAGCCTAGTTGTTGTGCTATAACTCGCGCAACAGTGCCTTTACCAACGCCACTTGGGCCGTCAATGGTTAGAACAGGTGCACTCATTTAGCTTCAGGGCACAGCCCAAGACTACTTACTCGATAAAAATACATCATATTTTTACCTCAGGTCGCATATGCGGGAACAATAAAACATCTCGAATCGATGGTGAATCTGTAAATAGCATCACTAATCGATCGATGCCGATACCTTCGCCTGCTGTTGGCGGCATGCCGTATTCTAGTGCACGAATATAGTCTGAATCATAGTGCATGGCTTCGTCATCACCAGCATCTTTTTCAGCCACTTGTGCTTTAAAGCGCTCAGCTTGATCTTGTGCATCATTAAGCTCAGAAAAGCCATTAGCAATTTCACGTCCACCAATAAACAACTCGAAGCGATCAGTGATAAATGGATTGTCGTCATTGCGCCTTGCAAGTGGTGAAACTTCAGTAGGATATTGGGTAATAAATGTCGGCTGCATGAGCCTTTCTTCAACCGTTTTTTCAAATATTTCGATTTGAATTTTGCCCAAACCCCAGCCGTCTTTAACCTGAATGCCTAATTTTTCAGCAGTGGCTTTAGCATTGCCCTCATTTAAATCTTCAGGCTTAAAGGTTGGATTGTGTGCAAGAATTGAATCAAACACGCTGATACGATTAAATGACTTCGAAAAATCAAAGTCATCGCCCTGATAATGAATTGTGTCACTGCCACAAACGTCCATAGCAATTCCGCGAAATAGCTTTTCAGTCAGATCCATAAGATCATGATAAGTAGCATAAGCTTGGTAAAACTCAATCATGGTAAATTCTGGATTATGGCGAGTTGATAAACCTTCATTTCTAAAATTACGATTAATTTCAAACACCCTATCCATGCCACCAACCACCAAACGCTTTAAGTATAGCTCAGGTGCAATGCGTAAAAACATCGGCATATCTAGTGCATTGTGGTGCGTCTCAAACGGTTTGGCAGTAGCGCCACCAGGGATAGTTTGTAACATGGGTGTTTCAACTTCCATGAAATCTGCTTCATTAAAGAAATTACGAATGTAAGTCACAATTGCACTTCGGCGCTTAAAAGCATCCCTTGCTTGCTCATTGGTAATTAAATCTACATAACGCTGACGATATCTGGTTTCTTGATCAGATAAGCCGTGAAATTTTTCAGGCAATGGTCTTAATGATTTTGTCAGTAGCTTGATACTATCAACACGAACTGAAAGCTCGCCTACGTTGGTTTTAAACAAAGTACCCGTTGTTGCTAAAATGTCACCAATATCCCATTTTTTAAATTGTTCGTTGTAAAAGCCTTCGGGCAATTCGTCGCGAGTGACAAATATTTGGATGCTCCCGCTAGAGTCTTGAATAGAGGCGAAACTTGCTTTACCCATGACACGCTTAAGCATCATGCGGCCTGCAATCGAAACTTTGATAAATTTCTCTTCTAGATCTTCTTTAGAAAATTGATTGTACTCATCGGCTAGATTTTGTGCCAAATGCTCAGGTTTAAAATCATTGACAAATGGATTGCCTGATTTTCTTAATAGATCTAGTTTTGATTTTCTTTCAGAAATTAACTTGTTATCGTCTTGATTGCTCATAAGGTTTATTGGGGTGTTTTTTGCTCTAATTCTTGTTGTGCAAGTGATTTGGCTTTGGTTAAATCCTGCTCTGCTTGGGTTATTTTGCCCATACGCTTTAGTAAAGTGCCACGATTATAATAGGCTTGATAAAAATTTGCATCCAATTCAATGGCTTTATTTAAGTCGTACAGTGCTAAATCATCTTTAGCGGCTTTAATATAGGCATTTCCACGATTATAAATAGCTGCTATATAATCTGCATCTAAACTAATTGCCTGTGAATAAGCGTTAATAGCTTGATCACTTTGCTCTAGACGATCATAACAATTACCTAGATTATTAAAAGCACCGCTATCGGTTTTTTTGAGTGCGATGGCTTGTTCAAAATATTCAACTGCAGAGCTAAAATTTTCTTTTTCTTGTTCTAAATAGGCCAGGCAAAAATAAGCCTCAGCACTATTTGGGTTAGCTTTAATGGCATTCGACATACTTTCAATTGCTAAATCATTATTGCCTTGCAATTGATGAAGATTTCCCAAGCTAAGATGTGCGTTAGCTTTAAGAGCTTCATCTGCATCTGTATGATTAATCAGTCCATTCCATGCTTGAATAGCCAATGAAAGATCACCATTTTTCTGGTGTGTGTAGGCGCTAACCATTAAATCACTTAGTTGTTTTTCTGTATTCATATTAAGCTGATGATTAATTTTCTAGCATTATTATTAGCGTGATGCTCATATAAATATAATCCTTGAAATTTTCCCAAAGCAAGAGATCCCTGAACTATAGGAATGGTTTTCTGCTCGCCTGTAAATATTGAGCGAATATGGCCAGACATATCAAAATCGCCCTCACCAAAATGACGATAATCTGGGCTAGCATCAGGAATATACTTTTGAAAATAATCTTCAATATCTAGCAACAAATTAGCGTCTTCATTGCCCGTGATCATTAGTGATGCTGATGTATGAGCAACAAACACATGGCACAATTGAGACTTAGTGGATTTAATCAGCTCATTTATCTGGGCGGTAATATCAACAGCGCCACGACCATTGGTCGTAACAATTAACTCATGTTGACTCACTTTAATAAATCCTTAGCTTTTTTTGTGTCAACCACTTCAATGTCCTTAGCGGGTTTTTTGCCCAGGGTCTTAATAAAGAAAAACATTCCAAGTGCTAAAAATACAAATGGTGCATACCATAACAAATATGTATTTTTATTTATTGGCGGTTTAAATACTACAAAATCGCC from Candidatus Thioglobus sp. includes:
- the lysS gene encoding lysine--tRNA ligase; translation: MSNQDDNKLISERKSKLDLLRKSGNPFVNDFKPEHLAQNLADEYNQFSKEDLEEKFIKVSIAGRMMLKRVMGKASFASIQDSSGSIQIFVTRDELPEGFYNEQFKKWDIGDILATTGTLFKTNVGELSVRVDSIKLLTKSLRPLPEKFHGLSDQETRYRQRYVDLITNEQARDAFKRRSAIVTYIRNFFNEADFMEVETPMLQTIPGGATAKPFETHHNALDMPMFLRIAPELYLKRLVVGGMDRVFEINRNFRNEGLSTRHNPEFTMIEFYQAYATYHDLMDLTEKLFRGIAMDVCGSDTIHYQGDDFDFSKSFNRISVFDSILAHNPTFKPEDLNEGNAKATAEKLGIQVKDGWGLGKIQIEIFEKTVEERLMQPTFITQYPTEVSPLARRNDDNPFITDRFELFIGGREIANGFSELNDAQDQAERFKAQVAEKDAGDDEAMHYDSDYIRALEYGMPPTAGEGIGIDRLVMLFTDSPSIRDVLLFPHMRPEVKI
- a CDS encoding tetratricopeptide repeat protein, encoding MNTEKQLSDLMVSAYTHQKNGDLSLAIQAWNGLINHTDADEALKANAHLSLGNLHQLQGNNDLAIESMSNAIKANPNSAEAYFCLAYLEQEKENFSSAVEYFEQAIALKKTDSGAFNNLGNCYDRLEQSDQAINAYSQAISLDADYIAAIYNRGNAYIKAAKDDLALYDLNKAIELDANFYQAYYNRGTLLKRMGKITQAEQDLTKAKSLAQQELEQKTPQ
- a CDS encoding secondary thiamine-phosphate synthase enzyme YjbQ, with product MSQHELIVTTNGRGAVDITAQINELIKSTKSQLCHVFVAHTSASLMITGNEDANLLLDIEDYFQKYIPDASPDYRHFGEGDFDMSGHIRSIFTGEQKTIPIVQGSLALGKFQGLYLYEHHANNNARKLIISLI